In one Balaenoptera musculus isolate JJ_BM4_2016_0621 chromosome 2, mBalMus1.pri.v3, whole genome shotgun sequence genomic region, the following are encoded:
- the LRRC57 gene encoding leucine-rich repeat-containing protein 57, with translation MGNSAIRAHVETAQKTGVFQLKDRGLTEFPSELQKLTSNLRTIDLSNNKIESLPPMIIGKFTLLKSLSLNNNKLTVLPDELCNLKKLETLSLNNNQLRELPSTFGQLSALKTLSLSGNQLRALPPQLCNLRHLDVVDLSKNQIRSIPDTVRELQVIELNLNQNQIAQISVKISCCPRLKVLRLEENCLELSMLPQSILSDSQICLLAVEGNLFEIKKLRELEGYDKYMERFTATKKKFA, from the exons ATGGGAAACAGTGCCATCCGCGCTCATGTGGAAACCGCGCAGAAAACTGGTGTCTTTCAGCTTAAGGACCGTGGGCTGACCGAG TTCCCCTCAGAGTTGCAGAAGCTGACAAGCAATCTCAGGACCATCGACTTGTCCAACAACAAGATCGAGAGTCTACCGCCTATGATTATAGGGAAGTTCACTCTGCTGAAGAGCCTGTCCTTGAACAACAACAAACTGA CTGTCCTTCCTGATGAGTTATGCAATCTGAAAAAACTAGAGACACTAAGCCTAAACAACAATCAGTTGAGAGAGCTGCCATCTACTTTTGGGCAACTATCTGCCCTTAAGACCCTGAGCCTCTCTGGGAACCAGCTGAGAGCACTACCACCCCAACTTTGTAACCTACGGCACCTGGATGTAGTGGATCTCTCCAAGAACCAAATTCGGAGTATACCTGACACAGTGCGGGAGCTGCAGGTCATCGAACTCAACCTCAACCAGAACCAG ATAGCTCAGATCTCAGTGAAGATATCTTGCTGTCCTCGCCTTAAAGTTCTTCGTTTGGAGGAGAATTGTCTTGAGCTCAGTATGCTTCCACAGAGCATCCTCAGTGATTCCCAGATCTGTCTGCTTGCTGTAGAAGGCAAcctttttgaaataaagaaacttCGAGAACTGGAAGGCTACGATAAG TACATGGAGAGGTTCACAGCCACCAAGAAGAAGTTTGCATGA